A region from the Colwellia sp. PAMC 21821 genome encodes:
- a CDS encoding acyltransferase family protein — MIFLVVFGHLIEPLINQNDFIKTIYMFIYSFHMPVFIILAGVLTKLDMTDEQTTKNIRTLIVPFLVFTILYEIVNLISNKSISQ, encoded by the coding sequence ATGATTTTTCTTGTTGTATTTGGTCACCTCATTGAACCACTCATCAATCAAAACGATTTTATAAAAACTATTTATATGTTTATTTACTCTTTTCACATGCCTGTTTTTATTATTTTGGCAGGGGTTTTAACAAAATTAGATATGACTGATGAACAAACGACAAAAAATATAAGAACCTTAATAGTCCCATTTTTAGTTTTCACTATTTTATACGAAATCGTCAATCTAATAAGTAATAAGTCAATAAGTCAATAA
- a CDS encoding GNAT family N-acetyltransferase: MKSITNRGGIHLFLITSYDQLTALFLELKRSNEKQVLLGNSYLLSNWYNCYWQKNWQLQSFACYQGDNLVCLAPFFIEKSKLFPFTKTLHLIGQGEPEYAEAALEYLDCFVKEGYEQTVYPLLVNEINKLNFDQCVVKAVFADSHIAKILPYIKGALTQRHYAQYIVDNTQWQLIQLSKNTRSRINRCKNQLAKLNSTVRWLTAEEYNNAWELLKSYHQHRWHNKGKTGAFSAAEFNDFHKTLRDKDSDSIAMSAVFIDEQPIAIHYYLVIDNTYHFYQSGWDEENFAKLSPGLFLHYWSITNCPKKYYDFMMGGLNNSYKAQFNANARAMLSVTVVKNPAKLLLSKVLNKVRHLFFSRFMSQ, from the coding sequence ATGAAATCAATTACTAACAGAGGTGGTATACATTTATTCCTGATCACCTCGTATGATCAGTTAACAGCTTTATTTTTAGAGCTTAAACGTTCAAATGAAAAACAGGTGTTGCTCGGCAATTCTTACTTGCTAAGTAATTGGTATAACTGCTATTGGCAGAAAAATTGGCAGTTACAGTCGTTCGCTTGTTACCAAGGCGATAACTTAGTTTGTTTAGCGCCATTTTTCATAGAAAAGAGTAAATTATTCCCCTTTACCAAAACATTGCATTTAATCGGCCAAGGTGAACCCGAGTATGCTGAAGCCGCGCTTGAATATTTAGATTGTTTTGTTAAAGAAGGATATGAACAAACAGTTTACCCGTTGCTAGTAAATGAAATTAATAAACTTAATTTTGACCAATGCGTTGTTAAAGCTGTTTTCGCAGACTCCCATATTGCTAAAATATTACCCTATATTAAAGGGGCTTTAACCCAACGCCATTACGCACAATATATTGTTGATAATACACAGTGGCAACTTATACAACTAAGTAAAAATACCCGTTCACGCATTAATCGCTGTAAAAATCAGTTGGCTAAACTTAATTCAACTGTGCGTTGGCTTACTGCTGAAGAATACAATAATGCATGGGAATTATTAAAAAGCTATCACCAACATCGCTGGCACAACAAAGGTAAAACGGGTGCGTTTTCGGCAGCTGAATTTAATGATTTTCATAAGACGTTACGCGATAAAGATAGCGATTCAATAGCCATGAGCGCTGTTTTTATAGATGAACAACCCATTGCTATTCATTACTATTTAGTTATTGATAACACGTATCATTTTTATCAAAGTGGCTGGGACGAAGAAAATTTTGCCAAACTGTCACCGGGGTTGTTTCTGCATTATTGGTCTATAACAAACTGCCCTAAAAAGTATTACGATTTTATGATGGGCGGTTTAAATAATAGTTATAAAGCACAGTTTAATGCGAATGCGCGGGCTATGTTGTCGGTAACCGTTGTTAAAAACCCTGCAAAACTATTGTTAAGCAAAGTGCTTAATAAAGTCAGGCATCTATTTTTTTCACGATTTATGAGTCAATAA
- a CDS encoding acyltransferase family protein: MRRDIQFLRGIAVLVVVLYHSNLGLLNQGYLGVDVFFVLSGFLITSIILKGLDNNSFLFSEFYLRRAKRLLPALYSTLFFTTLLCLIVLNNKQWIEYLDQLIGALTFTANMVLPSQVGYFENASEGKPLLHIWSLSLEEQYYFLLPITLYLLPKNYRLIGITILTVISLYWCFSWVYSENQDAPFLWRISGSSKSEWAFYLLFTRAWELLGGSLCAWVMLNKPEIEVPKFLKVVSLIFICFSCSISINNEHPSIESVIVVISTMIILIGKQDWLPKHFIIRFIEKAGDWSYSIYLVHWPLFAFAYLSYVGDVPTSTKIILIISSILFGYIQFRYVETPFRIGKFKKLFSSWKVAIIATIILLMIPVTSAYTVSNIENKFTHIKRVNRGLSKVCNGSFDDNKKLYSACTIGEEPNVVIWGDSYAMHLVPGLSIKNKKLTQITKNSCGPIVGLAPITKVHDSVWAKKCLEFNDLALDYIKSHQGITHVVLSSKFNNYLKPNGYNYLTHNGLTEANYELLVKSFKRTILELKKMEITPIVFSPLPKTGFNVGECLEREHGPGILLRESCKVDYSDYRQYQKFVNVFLKEIEKVSKVIWLQDYLCGDETCEVYTEDTFIYRDGGHLSIEGSIKLLKDIDLIQITISTK; encoded by the coding sequence AATAACTCTTTTCTCTTTTCAGAGTTTTATTTAAGAAGAGCTAAAAGGCTTCTTCCTGCTTTGTATAGCACGTTATTTTTTACCACTTTACTCTGTTTGATAGTTCTGAATAACAAGCAATGGATTGAATATTTAGATCAACTAATAGGGGCATTGACATTCACTGCCAATATGGTACTTCCTTCACAAGTTGGTTATTTTGAAAATGCATCTGAAGGAAAACCTTTACTGCACATTTGGTCATTATCTTTAGAAGAGCAGTATTATTTTTTACTCCCCATCACACTTTACCTTTTACCCAAAAATTATCGTTTAATTGGTATTACAATACTTACAGTAATAAGTTTATATTGGTGTTTTTCATGGGTATATAGTGAAAACCAAGATGCCCCGTTTTTGTGGAGAATATCCGGTTCATCCAAGTCCGAATGGGCTTTTTATCTTCTTTTTACAAGGGCATGGGAGCTGTTAGGTGGTTCTTTATGTGCTTGGGTAATGTTAAACAAACCTGAGATTGAGGTACCTAAGTTTTTAAAAGTAGTATCATTAATCTTTATTTGCTTTAGTTGCTCTATAAGCATTAATAATGAGCATCCAAGTATTGAGTCAGTTATTGTCGTTATATCAACAATGATAATTTTAATCGGCAAGCAAGATTGGTTACCTAAACATTTTATTATACGTTTTATTGAGAAAGCTGGTGATTGGTCTTACTCCATATACCTAGTACATTGGCCGTTATTTGCTTTTGCCTACTTAAGTTATGTAGGTGATGTGCCAACAAGCACAAAAATAATATTAATAATTTCTTCTATTCTCTTCGGATACATCCAATTTAGGTATGTAGAAACTCCTTTTAGAATTGGAAAATTTAAAAAATTATTTTCTAGTTGGAAGGTAGCAATAATAGCAACAATTATTTTGCTAATGATTCCAGTAACTTCTGCATATACAGTTTCTAATATCGAAAATAAATTCACTCATATCAAAAGAGTTAATCGTGGTTTAAGCAAAGTGTGTAACGGTTCATTTGACGACAATAAAAAATTGTACAGTGCTTGTACTATAGGAGAAGAGCCTAACGTTGTTATATGGGGTGATAGCTATGCGATGCATTTAGTTCCTGGCTTATCAATTAAGAATAAGAAGTTAACGCAAATCACAAAAAATTCTTGTGGCCCTATAGTAGGACTAGCTCCAATAACTAAAGTACATGATTCAGTTTGGGCTAAAAAATGTTTAGAGTTTAATGATCTAGCTTTAGATTATATAAAAAGTCATCAAGGTATTACCCATGTAGTACTTAGCTCCAAATTCAATAACTATTTAAAACCTAACGGATATAATTATTTAACACATAATGGCTTAACTGAAGCAAATTATGAGCTATTAGTAAAATCTTTTAAGAGGACAATTCTAGAGCTAAAGAAAATGGAAATCACACCAATTGTTTTCTCTCCGCTTCCTAAAACTGGTTTTAATGTAGGTGAATGCTTAGAGAGAGAACATGGCCCAGGCATATTATTGAGGGAAAGCTGCAAAGTTGATTATAGTGACTACCGACAGTATCAAAAATTTGTAAATGTTTTTCTAAAAGAAATAGAAAAAGTATCTAAAGTAATTTGGTTACAAGATTATTTATGTGGAGATGAAACATGCGAGGTGTACACAGAAGATACTTTTATATATAGAGATGGTGGGCACTTATCAATTGAAGGATCCATAAAATTACTGAAAGATATAGATTTAATTCAAATCACAATTAGTACTAAATAG
- a CDS encoding tyrosine-type recombinase/integrase encodes MISPVYQSQNTALEPNIQNEILQAKKWQVLIGTFLFVLILSLILVWARDNVFQSQATIQFSTMQTTNEQASATPNADSLLNLQRLTSNRLLKAVNRSILVNYGIQSNVQLLNEMLSAELQSGQIINLKATGNKPELLKPILSTWLAEYLKAFSAESNNNNADSIVKITAMLAALEEKISQQKIALVTFSQDNNIVSLERDENRILNKVNSIEKLLHTAEQDYINHQEVVNRIKYAEKENSLIIHPKDEVILGSISQNIAALEDQLSELSEKYTRKYMEKDPLIISMQKSLLNFQNQLAEKSLLSQTMFIEESKNNLLVAKAKVSLLTEQLDTFSVQAQTFNHSLKEYARLNTALEQLENQAQSLKNNLLAQEMQQVVNPEFNVLEQPFVPSYPIAPNNKRDSLISVVVSAIISLLALFLFSFIVRQKQASTVFTNYTVVPNERGDNRQLLNQQSTELLVNQAENKTQNEAEQGLLEQKVAIEHFRLLSTAECQKLLSYSSKQGKLLILLVLSGVNIKELLQIKLKDFDLEKNTLKIDGEFVRNIAVPQGASLLIAQVIQYKSTQDRIFDADYSVEALSHLIINSAHDAELNEPDSISLEDLQHTYLTFLLEQGVKLNELEKIAGYINPAQLSLYRKATNQELLENTELLTIYPIH; translated from the coding sequence GTGATATCTCCTGTATATCAAAGCCAAAATACAGCATTAGAACCCAATATTCAAAATGAAATACTGCAAGCAAAAAAGTGGCAGGTACTCATAGGTACATTCCTATTTGTGCTTATATTATCGTTAATTTTGGTATGGGCCAGAGATAATGTTTTTCAGAGCCAAGCTACTATTCAGTTTTCTACTATGCAGACAACTAATGAGCAAGCTTCAGCTACACCGAACGCAGATAGTTTACTGAACTTGCAACGTCTAACTAGTAATAGACTATTAAAAGCCGTTAATCGCAGTATATTGGTTAATTACGGTATACAAAGTAATGTGCAATTACTGAATGAAATGCTAAGTGCAGAGCTCCAAAGCGGCCAAATTATCAACTTAAAAGCAACAGGTAATAAACCGGAGCTATTAAAACCCATTTTGTCTACCTGGTTAGCAGAATACCTGAAGGCTTTTAGTGCTGAAAGTAACAACAATAATGCTGACAGTATAGTAAAAATAACCGCCATGCTTGCAGCGTTAGAGGAAAAAATATCACAGCAAAAAATAGCGTTAGTTACCTTCAGCCAAGATAATAATATTGTATCGCTTGAACGTGACGAAAATAGAATTTTAAATAAAGTAAATTCGATTGAAAAATTACTACATACGGCAGAGCAAGACTATATAAACCATCAAGAAGTCGTGAACCGTATTAAGTATGCTGAAAAAGAAAATAGCTTGATTATTCACCCTAAAGACGAAGTAATTCTAGGCTCAATAAGTCAAAATATAGCTGCACTTGAAGATCAACTCAGTGAGCTGTCTGAAAAATACACCCGAAAATATATGGAGAAAGATCCTCTGATAATATCGATGCAAAAGTCGTTATTAAACTTTCAAAATCAGCTGGCAGAAAAAAGCTTATTAAGCCAAACAATGTTTATAGAAGAGTCTAAAAACAATTTACTGGTAGCAAAAGCTAAGGTAAGTCTATTAACCGAACAACTCGACACATTCAGTGTACAAGCGCAAACGTTTAATCATAGTTTAAAAGAATATGCGCGTTTAAATACTGCCTTGGAGCAGTTAGAAAACCAAGCGCAAAGCTTAAAAAATAACTTGCTAGCGCAAGAAATGCAGCAAGTAGTAAATCCCGAGTTTAACGTGCTTGAGCAACCTTTTGTGCCTAGTTACCCTATAGCACCGAATAATAAAAGAGACTCTTTAATTAGCGTGGTGGTATCGGCTATTATTTCGCTCTTGGCGTTGTTTTTATTTAGTTTTATTGTACGGCAAAAGCAGGCATCAACCGTTTTTACGAACTATACTGTGGTGCCCAATGAAAGAGGCGATAATAGGCAGCTTCTTAATCAACAATCGACAGAGTTGCTTGTAAATCAGGCTGAAAACAAAACTCAAAATGAAGCTGAACAAGGGCTGCTGGAACAAAAAGTAGCTATTGAGCACTTTCGGTTATTAAGCACTGCAGAATGTCAAAAATTACTATCTTATTCTAGTAAACAAGGAAAACTTCTAATTTTGTTAGTCTTAAGTGGCGTTAATATTAAAGAGTTATTGCAAATTAAGCTAAAAGATTTTGATCTAGAAAAAAACACCCTTAAAATTGACGGGGAGTTCGTCAGAAATATAGCCGTACCACAGGGCGCCAGTTTACTCATTGCTCAAGTGATACAGTATAAAAGCACACAAGACAGAATTTTTGATGCAGATTATTCTGTTGAAGCACTCTCGCATTTAATCATTAATAGTGCCCATGACGCTGAGCTAAATGAGCCAGATAGTATAAGCTTAGAAGACTTACAGCATACCTATCTTACTTTTTTATTGGAGCAAGGGGTAAAGTTGAATGAACTGGAGAAAATAGCAGGATATATTAACCCTGCTCAGTTGTCGCTTTATCGTAAAGCTACAAATCAAGAATTGCTGGAAAATACTGAGTTGCTCACCATTTATCCTATTCATTAA
- a CDS encoding VCBS repeat-containing protein — protein sequence MLVSSLKFINLKLLFTLLLFSLIACDNKEISLPIAEPIKIEPTKNQQPIAVTGENLHVYAGELVTLYGEQSKDPDGEIAGYLWQQTSGNPVVINTLSESDINFVAPNFSKITTLKFNLTVIDNQGSTASSFINVTITPASDNIYPFAHTQQNFSAASGSTIALSSVNSYDSDGKIQQYLWQQLSGTNVSILSPSSKVTNFIAPEVAAAESLTFSLKVTDNKGASAEDKLTVTILPKPPATSAEKILPVNSKSLHNANNLSSSILNTSVRLTADGQIVPKDNELVTFGLPLAQGVVKNTSELNVSINGIEQAIFAKPGLQWHWQDNSIRSVTIQLQNIDMRHGDIILSVTNLGRNTRNDLTEIAHKNGWATSDETKAYMPYPRIFALHDTHYLSLSGLIPPYLPAPAIDDNFEKYQLAQFNRWSGNLNFSKSSGANWLFDRSSAYFKVYITTGRVEFLKEAFLSKQFYFSKVRNDDATPAKAGGRGCWLWKGVACADGKYIAPQQAKLAWALVGDNSQWDNSLIIDMALQSDLGWNQYASRDAYDKENEGFTERGAGMAGLAEISAYEMTGSSKILDHLTQRIASLADMQQTVKPWDLANNWRPKSGGFEHSYNVHEGNNSEKSAPLSNANDRAFSPWMSENISDFLWQSYWVTKNKQIPEMLRRLGNAVEEHGFTSRYMGNNQYQRKSAFSKAKQTHTKSCNKTAKETDLVYFASKWADDKTITSNNFWPYYSDTHNIETVLVLATAYYFEPDAQKQLKLASRIDKLIEGWAHVQCADVFSNVYRLFNWQHRSNSIRTWQWVKENALHNLIPTKVTEIIPENSQVPVKQSVFYQLTKVFTSTHSSYSKLSFSDVTEKAINYGPIAHQPFWIGMPDVNNDGCLDLFVGTHNDNAGSSQMWLHETLNGHCKNTFSYYSNVEGKYSQKSSGRITSRYIFSNITGKKSGLPDFFGSDADGGNSVIYPLLSSIAVGSPPVYKSEVTGCRGGKNRCTALDINGDGKIELIASATASPLRRRIYDPITNSTIIPELLNDISPGFKSSSYLVADVDGDSWPDIVSGEAYGYWRYNPIARDFDAFNYAFTSTKQDFIRSKRGPTSNMQVSLDYDNDGDMDVLFGSGQWGPKVKDKEFYLSLQRNNGNGTFTNVTEKAGGGSWTDGSLRNTTYWTTYAGIYPGDFDNDGFIDFMTMSQSYKNSPRFFKNNGDGTFTTIKNLIKNGGAGVDVFRPWGNIADWNNDGFLDVAILSNGIGDVKGLRLYKNNANANHWLKLRARGLNQNTDGYHTKFIIKDSASKQILATRYLGNYNVTDARFIAHAGLGDATLVDLVVEFPHNGPTYNYSKLSVDMELVAYRDGCLLKAWSPGKGWPIESSKQQCIIPD from the coding sequence ATGCTTGTTTCCTCACTGAAATTCATCAACCTAAAACTTTTATTTACGCTGTTGCTGTTTAGCCTTATCGCTTGTGATAATAAAGAAATATCATTACCTATTGCTGAACCGATAAAAATTGAACCAACAAAAAACCAACAACCCATTGCGGTTACCGGTGAAAATTTACACGTATATGCTGGCGAGTTAGTTACACTTTACGGCGAGCAAAGTAAAGATCCTGATGGCGAAATAGCAGGCTATTTATGGCAACAAACATCGGGTAACCCTGTAGTAATAAATACCTTGAGCGAAAGCGACATTAACTTTGTTGCGCCTAATTTTTCTAAAATAACGACACTGAAATTTAATTTAACGGTAATCGATAACCAAGGTAGTACCGCAAGCAGTTTTATAAACGTGACCATTACGCCAGCTTCAGACAACATTTACCCTTTTGCACATACGCAACAAAACTTTAGTGCCGCTAGCGGCTCTACCATAGCGCTTAGTAGTGTTAACAGTTACGACTCTGATGGTAAAATACAGCAATATTTGTGGCAGCAACTTTCAGGCACGAATGTAAGTATTTTATCTCCAAGCAGTAAAGTAACAAACTTTATTGCCCCTGAGGTAGCTGCTGCAGAATCCCTAACATTCTCATTAAAGGTAACTGACAATAAAGGTGCAAGCGCAGAAGATAAGCTAACTGTCACTATTTTACCAAAACCGCCTGCCACTAGCGCTGAAAAAATATTACCTGTGAATTCAAAAAGCCTACACAATGCTAATAATTTAAGCTCTAGTATTTTAAATACGAGTGTTCGATTAACTGCAGATGGCCAGATAGTCCCAAAGGATAATGAACTCGTTACTTTTGGCTTACCCCTAGCGCAAGGTGTGGTTAAAAACACCAGTGAATTAAACGTTTCAATCAATGGTATTGAACAAGCTATATTTGCGAAGCCGGGTTTACAGTGGCATTGGCAAGACAATTCAATTCGCTCAGTTACTATTCAATTACAAAATATTGATATGCGCCATGGCGATATTATTCTTTCGGTTACCAATTTAGGTCGAAATACGCGTAATGATTTAACCGAAATAGCACATAAAAATGGCTGGGCAACGTCAGATGAAACCAAAGCCTATATGCCATACCCTAGAATTTTTGCCCTACATGATACACACTATCTATCACTTTCCGGCTTAATACCGCCATACTTACCTGCGCCCGCAATAGATGATAATTTTGAAAAATACCAGTTAGCACAATTCAACCGTTGGTCTGGTAATTTAAACTTTAGTAAATCCAGTGGTGCAAACTGGTTATTTGATCGATCGTCTGCCTATTTTAAAGTTTATATAACAACAGGTAGGGTAGAGTTTTTAAAAGAAGCATTTCTGAGTAAACAGTTTTATTTTTCTAAGGTCCGTAACGATGACGCTACGCCAGCAAAAGCAGGAGGAAGAGGATGTTGGCTTTGGAAAGGTGTTGCTTGTGCCGATGGTAAATATATAGCACCGCAACAAGCAAAATTGGCTTGGGCTTTAGTAGGTGATAATAGTCAGTGGGATAATTCGTTAATAATTGATATGGCGTTACAAAGTGACTTGGGCTGGAATCAATATGCCAGTAGAGATGCCTATGATAAAGAAAACGAAGGTTTTACAGAGCGTGGTGCAGGTATGGCTGGCTTAGCTGAAATTTCTGCTTATGAAATGACGGGTAGTAGTAAAATACTAGACCATTTGACCCAACGAATAGCTTCGCTCGCCGATATGCAGCAAACAGTAAAGCCTTGGGATTTAGCAAATAATTGGCGGCCTAAGTCTGGCGGCTTCGAACATAGTTATAATGTTCATGAGGGTAATAATAGCGAAAAAAGTGCACCTTTAAGCAATGCAAATGATCGTGCTTTTTCGCCATGGATGAGTGAAAATATTAGCGATTTTTTATGGCAAAGTTATTGGGTAACTAAGAATAAACAAATTCCTGAAATGCTGCGAAGGCTAGGTAATGCCGTTGAGGAACATGGTTTTACCTCTCGTTATATGGGTAATAACCAATACCAGCGAAAGTCTGCTTTTAGTAAAGCTAAGCAAACTCACACAAAAAGCTGCAATAAAACAGCAAAAGAAACTGATTTAGTTTATTTTGCCAGTAAATGGGCTGATGATAAAACCATTACGAGTAATAACTTTTGGCCATACTATTCTGACACGCATAACATTGAAACAGTGCTCGTTTTAGCAACCGCTTATTATTTTGAGCCTGACGCCCAAAAGCAATTAAAATTAGCGTCGCGTATTGATAAGTTAATTGAAGGATGGGCGCATGTTCAATGTGCTGACGTTTTTTCAAATGTTTATCGTTTATTTAATTGGCAGCATAGATCAAATTCAATCAGAACATGGCAGTGGGTAAAAGAAAATGCTCTTCATAACTTAATACCGACGAAAGTAACTGAAATAATCCCAGAAAATAGCCAAGTTCCCGTAAAGCAGTCCGTTTTTTACCAACTCACAAAAGTATTTACGTCTACTCATTCTTCATACAGTAAACTATCGTTTTCAGATGTTACCGAAAAGGCTATAAATTACGGACCAATTGCCCATCAACCTTTCTGGATAGGAATGCCTGATGTAAATAATGATGGATGTTTAGACTTATTTGTTGGCACACATAATGACAACGCGGGAAGTAGCCAGATGTGGTTGCATGAAACGTTAAATGGTCACTGTAAGAACACTTTTTCATATTATTCCAATGTTGAAGGTAAGTATTCACAGAAAAGTAGTGGTCGAATTACGTCTCGTTATATATTTAGTAATATTACTGGCAAGAAGTCGGGATTACCGGACTTCTTTGGTTCGGATGCCGATGGAGGTAATTCGGTGATATACCCTCTTTTGAGTAGCATAGCAGTTGGATCTCCACCCGTTTATAAAAGTGAAGTGACTGGATGTAGAGGAGGTAAGAACAGATGCACTGCATTAGATATAAATGGCGACGGTAAAATAGAGCTTATAGCCTCTGCAACGGCTTCTCCTCTTCGAAGGCGCATATATGATCCCATAACTAATAGCACTATAATTCCAGAGTTGCTGAACGATATATCACCTGGCTTTAAATCGAGTTCTTATTTAGTCGCTGATGTTGACGGTGACTCTTGGCCTGATATTGTCAGTGGAGAAGCCTACGGATATTGGCGATATAACCCAATTGCTCGTGATTTCGATGCCTTTAATTATGCTTTTACAAGCACAAAACAAGATTTCATTCGAAGTAAAAGAGGACCAACAAGCAATATGCAAGTATCGCTTGATTACGATAATGACGGTGATATGGATGTATTATTTGGCAGCGGACAATGGGGACCTAAAGTTAAAGATAAAGAATTTTATCTATCTTTACAGAGAAATAATGGTAATGGTACCTTTACTAATGTTACCGAAAAAGCAGGTGGTGGCTCGTGGACAGATGGTTCTTTAAGAAATACCACCTACTGGACAACTTACGCAGGTATATACCCTGGTGACTTTGATAATGACGGCTTCATAGATTTTATGACTATGTCTCAAAGCTATAAAAATAGCCCTCGATTTTTTAAAAACAATGGCGATGGTACGTTTACTACAATCAAAAATTTAATTAAAAATGGTGGTGCGGGTGTAGACGTTTTTCGCCCATGGGGAAATATTGCTGACTGGAATAACGATGGTTTTTTAGATGTAGCTATTTTAAGTAATGGTATTGGTGATGTTAAAGGGTTACGCTTATACAAAAACAATGCCAATGCAAACCATTGGCTTAAGCTAAGGGCAAGAGGCTTAAATCAAAATACGGATGGTTATCATACTAAGTTTATTATTAAAGACTCTGCTTCAAAACAAATTTTAGCTACTCGCTATCTCGGTAACTACAACGTAACCGACGCTCGATTTATCGCACATGCAGGTCTAGGTGATGCAACCTTGGTCGATTTAGTGGTAGAATTTCCGCATAACGGTCCTACTTATAATTATTCAAAGCTTTCTGTGGACATGGAGCTTGTTGCATATAGGGATGGTTGCTTACTAAAAGCCTGGTCGCCAGGCAAAGGTTGGCCAATAGAAAGCAGTAAACAGCAATGCATAATACCTGATTAA
- a CDS encoding oligosaccharide flippase family protein, producing the protein MKKQLLTSSLFRFLERGIIVVTSFLLTPFFINELGSTHYGLWLLILSILGWFNVVDLGFPQAVQRQIVQALELNDKKRVNVIFSTSMVLFTVLGGFSVLALIGLTSVPAIFGVEGIDQITLIDILLVLSVKVLWGFMMNPFHGIFSGMLRFDIDANISSLNAIVKAVLVFILLSDMNIWGAVAATLASDVLTNTIKIYYAKRLFSDLRFSFKLASKKEIIDLFAYSKHLVVNGVASTVGTKSRPLIITQLFDLSSLALVSISSNLIMHTAAFVSSITGVFSPLFNKKAARNENMEKLFIQTTSINLFCSTVLFLSLFIFAKVFILLWVGQEFEYAVNLLYLAVVSSLFSAFSSSANTVLFAQANHKYISVITIAAVIFNITLSILLGLKYGLIGLAIGGLINSIIFNVFAKIFLFKKYNNFNMRGLYWCLSKSVLLTVGLGIAGSKLLEYLAVNTWLEFLLSATLAFPFIVVICWVLLLDKGIKKILLKHLIERLPPKIKSRFLKER; encoded by the coding sequence ATGAAAAAACAATTACTCACTAGCTCTCTTTTTCGGTTTCTTGAACGTGGAATTATCGTCGTTACCTCTTTTTTACTAACGCCCTTTTTTATTAATGAACTAGGTAGTACCCACTATGGTTTATGGCTATTAATTTTATCTATATTGGGCTGGTTTAATGTTGTAGATTTAGGCTTTCCTCAAGCAGTACAGCGCCAAATAGTACAAGCCTTAGAGTTAAACGATAAAAAACGTGTAAATGTGATTTTTTCAACCAGCATGGTACTTTTTACTGTTTTAGGCGGTTTTTCTGTATTAGCTTTAATCGGTTTAACCTCAGTACCCGCTATTTTTGGCGTTGAAGGCATAGACCAAATTACATTAATTGATATTTTATTAGTATTGTCGGTTAAAGTGCTTTGGGGCTTTATGATGAACCCTTTTCATGGTATTTTTTCTGGTATGTTGCGGTTCGATATTGATGCAAATATATCGTCGTTAAACGCTATTGTAAAAGCTGTTTTGGTTTTTATTCTCCTGTCAGACATGAACATTTGGGGCGCTGTAGCCGCAACACTTGCTAGTGATGTATTAACCAACACCATAAAAATTTATTATGCTAAACGCTTATTTTCTGATCTTAGGTTTAGCTTTAAACTTGCCAGCAAAAAAGAAATTATTGACTTATTTGCTTACTCAAAACACTTAGTTGTTAACGGTGTTGCTAGTACTGTTGGCACAAAATCTCGTCCGTTAATTATTACCCAATTATTTGATTTATCCTCTTTAGCCTTGGTCAGCATTTCCAGTAATTTAATTATGCATACAGCAGCATTCGTTAGCTCTATTACAGGGGTTTTTTCGCCTTTATTTAATAAAAAAGCTGCCCGTAATGAAAACATGGAAAAGTTATTTATTCAAACAACCAGCATTAATTTATTCTGCTCAACGGTTTTATTTTTGTCATTATTTATTTTTGCGAAAGTGTTTATTCTATTGTGGGTAGGGCAAGAATTTGAATACGCGGTTAATTTATTGTATTTAGCCGTGGTTTCATCTTTGTTTTCTGCTTTTAGCAGTTCTGCGAACACGGTTTTATTTGCGCAGGCAAATCATAAATATATATCGGTTATCACTATCGCCGCTGTAATATTCAACATTACCTTAAGCATTCTTCTAGGATTAAAATATGGTCTAATTGGTTTGGCCATAGGTGGGTTAATTAACAGTATTATTTTTAATGTATTTGCCAAGATATTTCTCTTTAAAAAATATAATAACTTTAATATGCGAGGGCTTTATTGGTGTTTATCAAAGTCTGTATTATTAACTGTTGGTTTGGGTATTGCCGGCAGTAAATTACTAGAGTATTTGGCTGTTAACACTTGGTTAGAGTTTCTCCTATCCGCTACGTTAGCCTTCCCGTTTATTGTAGTTATTTGTTGGGTTTTATTACTTGATAAAGGTATTAAAAAAATACTGCTAAAACATCTAATTGAGCGCTTACCCCCCAAAATTAAGAGCAGGTTTTTAAAAGAAAGATAA